One Skermanella sp. TT6 genomic window, GCCCTGCTCCAGGCCTTCGTCGAGTCCCACAAGCTGCCGGCCGACAGCAACATCGTCACGGACGCGACCGACGACCACACCTACATGATCATCCCCGTCGCGTTCGGCGCCCAGCGCGAGCGGATCGGCACGCTGGCGGTGGCCTGGAGCCGCGCCGCGGTGATGAAGGCGATCGCGGACGACACCATGGCGTCGGCCCTGATCTCCATCGGGATCGTGGCGGCGCTCGTGGCCGCGCTCTACCTGCTGCTGCGACTCGTCGTGATCCGCCCGACCGGGGTCATCTCCGAAGCCATGGCGAAGATCACCCGCGGCGACCTGGATTTCGAGCTGGACCTGGTCCGGCGCGGCGACGAGATCGGCACCATGGCGCGGGCCGTCGGGGTCTTCCGCGAGAACGCGCTCAAGGTCCTCGACTTCGCCCGCGAGCAGGACCGCCTGAAGGCGGAGGCCGAGCAGAAGCGGGTCGAGCTGGTCGGCAGCATGGCCAACGACTTCGATCGCAAGATGGCCACCGTGCTCGACACCGTGTCGCGGTCGGCGGAGGAGATGGCCTCCTTCGCCCGCGCCATGTCGGAGAAGATGAACGAGGCCGAGCGCGGCACCGCGGAGATCACCCGGGCCACCGACAACACCATCTCCAACGTCGGCAACATCGCCGCGGCGACGGAGGAACTGTCCGCCACCACCAGCGAGATCGCCCAGCGGATCAACGAGAGCGTGGACGTCGCCCGCAAGACCGCCACCGCCGCCGACCAGACCAGCCGGACCATCGCCGACCTCGCCGCCCAGGCGCTCAAGATCGGCGACATCGTCCAGCTCATCAACGACATCGCGGGCAAGACCAACCTGCTGGCGCTGAACGCCACCATCGAGGCGGCGCGCGCCGGAGAGGCCGGCCGGGGCTTCGCCGTCGTCGCGTCGGAGGTCAAGGCCCTGGCCAGCCAGACCGCCCAGGCGACCGACGAGATCACCCACCAGATCATGGGGGTCCAGCAGGTCACCAACCGCGCCGTGGAGGAAATCCGCACGATCTCGGCCGTCGCCGACGGCGCGCGGGAGATCGCCTCGGGCATCGCCGCCGCCGTGGAGGAGCAGAACATCACCACCCAGGACATCTCGCAGGCTGCCGCCCACGCCGCCAACGGCACCCAGGCGGTCGCCAGCAACATCAACGTGGTGACGCTGGGGGTGGTCGATGCCAGCCAGACGACCCGCCAATTGCTG contains:
- a CDS encoding methyl-accepting chemotaxis protein, whose product is MGGREEQGSGPGRSRFSLRSINQKVILSVALLLIGGLGGLVAYQSYTSRVLALSTFDDSNAILTATLGDNMSSAVKYARTEALANSYKEIAQNPRAGLDGVMVQTADGKLLNEFAQPGFDKALLQAFVESHKLPADSNIVTDATDDHTYMIIPVAFGAQRERIGTLAVAWSRAAVMKAIADDTMASALISIGIVAALVAALYLLLRLVVIRPTGVISEAMAKITRGDLDFELDLVRRGDEIGTMARAVGVFRENALKVLDFAREQDRLKAEAEQKRVELVGSMANDFDRKMATVLDTVSRSAEEMASFARAMSEKMNEAERGTAEITRATDNTISNVGNIAAATEELSATTSEIAQRINESVDVARKTATAADQTSRTIADLAAQALKIGDIVQLINDIAGKTNLLALNATIEAARAGEAGRGFAVVASEVKALASQTAQATDEITHQIMGVQQVTNRAVEEIRTISAVADGAREIASGIAAAVEEQNITTQDISQAAAHAANGTQAVASNINVVTLGVVDASQTTRQLLEASQEVTKQFDYLRAQVKQFLNDMRAA